One region of Halohasta litchfieldiae genomic DNA includes:
- a CDS encoding NAD-binding protein, with the protein MKWTHDWVSIRASILLTFAIAILSIIVGLVHISTGGVDSPLAFLVPDAVRRAVGFTGTLTGFTMLGSALALKQRYQIGWYATAILLPITAIQGLLQVSPFAVPLVALSVIAAPALLYNRKRFDRTFRPSPTQLAAGVALVTALSYGTFGSYALREEFDGIVTITDAFYYTIVTASTVGYGDVTAAPGSELGKLFSISVLLLNVAAFAVALGVLLTPAIEAQLSKALGRMTDSQFNLLDDHVMILGYGDLTEPIIENLATNSTQFAIITMNETAARRLSDRDIPVVTADPSDENPLQRAGIVDAKAAIVATENDAQDALAILTARQLNDDLQILAAAMQRENVAKLRHAGANRVISPSEIGGRLLANSATGKRDAEEASKQLLGEELGD; encoded by the coding sequence ATGAAGTGGACACACGACTGGGTGAGCATCCGGGCGTCGATCCTGTTGACGTTCGCGATTGCGATCTTGTCGATCATCGTCGGCTTAGTCCACATCTCGACCGGTGGTGTCGACAGCCCGCTGGCGTTCCTCGTCCCGGATGCGGTTCGGCGCGCGGTCGGTTTTACCGGGACACTGACCGGGTTTACGATGCTCGGCAGTGCGCTCGCCCTGAAACAGCGGTACCAGATCGGCTGGTATGCGACCGCGATTCTCCTGCCGATCACCGCGATCCAAGGGCTGTTGCAGGTCTCGCCGTTTGCGGTCCCGCTGGTCGCGCTGTCGGTGATCGCTGCGCCCGCACTCCTCTACAACCGCAAGCGGTTCGACCGGACGTTTAGGCCGTCGCCGACACAGTTAGCAGCGGGGGTCGCACTCGTTACCGCACTCTCCTACGGAACGTTCGGCTCCTACGCACTTCGCGAGGAGTTCGACGGGATCGTGACGATCACCGACGCCTTCTACTACACAATCGTGACCGCCAGCACCGTCGGCTACGGTGATGTGACCGCGGCCCCTGGCTCCGAACTCGGCAAACTGTTTTCGATTTCGGTGCTCCTGCTCAACGTCGCAGCGTTCGCGGTCGCCCTCGGTGTCCTGCTGACGCCCGCCATCGAAGCCCAACTCTCGAAAGCACTCGGACGCATGACTGACAGCCAATTCAACCTCCTCGACGACCACGTCATGATCCTCGGCTACGGGGATCTAACCGAACCGATCATCGAAAACCTCGCCACGAACAGTACCCAGTTCGCGATCATCACGATGAACGAAACTGCCGCTCGGCGGCTCTCCGACCGCGACATCCCGGTGGTAACCGCCGACCCCAGCGACGAAAATCCACTGCAACGGGCCGGCATCGTCGACGCGAAAGCCGCCATCGTCGCCACCGAAAACGATGCTCAGGACGCCCTAGCAATCCTCACTGCCAGACAGCTCAACGATGATCTCCAGATCCTCGCAGCCGCGATGCAGCGGGAAAACGTCGCCAAACTCCGCCACGCCGGAGCCAACCGCGTGATTAGCCCCAGTGAGATCGGTGGTCGACTGCTGGCGAACTCCGCGACCGGCAAACGCGACGCCGAAGAAGCCTCCAAACAGCTTTTGGGCGAAGAACTCGGTGACTGA
- a CDS encoding AI-2E family transporter, whose amino-acid sequence MNAQRGVLLLLIAVLSYLTFQLVQPYLSFVIAALLLAYVLSPVQTWLESQLDRFGSTTAAALLVIVVTLALLVPFVALIVATAGEAVAIARSLAADDIAAQLNAPEAWLNSRLGQNIDLTSEIATRLEGVAQTVLGTAPDLLASLTHITIGLGLAAFLLFYLLRDGDQLVDWLHTITPLPQSVQERLYDRVDNMTRAVLLGHVLVAIIQGGIAGVGLLIVGISNVLFWTVIMILLSLLPFVGSFLVWGPAALYLLSAGQTVGALFLIAYGTVVVGVSDEYLRPVIVDRYAEISPAVIVIGVIGGLSAFGVMGLFIGPIIIGALKAALELFDEQYDRL is encoded by the coding sequence ATGAATGCCCAGCGCGGCGTCCTTCTTCTCCTGATCGCTGTCCTGTCGTATCTCACGTTCCAACTGGTTCAGCCATATCTCTCGTTCGTTATCGCGGCACTGCTGTTGGCCTACGTGTTGTCGCCGGTTCAAACATGGCTCGAATCCCAGCTTGACCGATTTGGGTCGACGACTGCAGCCGCGCTGCTGGTGATTGTTGTGACACTGGCACTGCTGGTTCCGTTTGTTGCACTCATCGTTGCGACCGCGGGTGAGGCGGTCGCGATTGCACGCAGCCTCGCTGCTGACGACATCGCGGCCCAACTCAACGCCCCGGAAGCGTGGCTCAACTCGCGGCTGGGCCAGAACATCGATCTCACCTCCGAAATCGCCACTCGGCTCGAAGGAGTTGCCCAAACAGTGCTGGGAACAGCGCCGGATCTGCTCGCCTCGCTGACCCATATCACAATCGGTCTCGGTCTCGCGGCGTTCCTGCTGTTTTATTTGCTCCGTGACGGCGACCAGTTGGTCGACTGGCTCCACACGATCACGCCGCTGCCACAGTCTGTCCAAGAACGACTCTACGACCGGGTCGACAACATGACGCGGGCGGTACTGCTGGGCCACGTACTCGTCGCTATTATCCAAGGCGGGATCGCTGGCGTTGGCCTCTTGATCGTTGGCATCTCCAACGTCCTATTTTGGACCGTGATTATGATCCTGCTGTCGCTGTTGCCGTTTGTCGGGTCGTTTCTGGTCTGGGGCCCCGCGGCGCTCTACTTGCTGTCGGCAGGCCAGACGGTCGGTGCCCTGTTTCTGATTGCCTACGGGACGGTCGTCGTCGGCGTTTCGGACGAGTATCTCCGCCCGGTTATCGTCGACCGGTATGCCGAGATCAGCCCGGCAGTGATCGTCATCGGCGTGATCGGCGGGCTGTCGGCGTTCGGCGTGATGGGACTGTTTATCGGGCCGATCATTATCGGCGCGCTAAAAGCCGCTCTGGAACTGTTCGACGAACAGTACGACCGTCTGTAG